GGTTCAGGAAGTTCGTCAGGAACTTTAGTTCGTAAACACTGTTGTCCAGTGTGGCAACTTTGTCTCTCACGGTAACATCAGCAGCTTGATCGCCTCGATGGTGCAGGAGGTGTCTGTCAGCGTGGACATTGGCCGCGAAGGGGCTCGAGCGGCCGACAATGCGGCCCGTTCGTTCCCCTCGAGAGTCAGTTGGCTTTGGCGCCTCCCGACGCCGTTAGCGCAGAAATGACGAGGTGCACGCGACTGGGTTTGTCATCCATTCGCTCGAAGGAGCTGGCCGTGGCGGGGCTAGCCAGCGGCGCCTACGGCGCCGTCGACGCTGGCCGCAACGGCATGTACGCCAGTGCCGCGGTGGGCGCGCTGCTGCTCGCCGCAGGGGCGCATCGGTTGGTGAGCGGCAACAAGGCGGGTACTGCGAAGGCTGGGTCGGTCGCAGGTCAGCAATTTGCCGACAGCCGCGAAGGTGTGGTGTTGAACGATGCGAGCGGGGGCGTGGACGCGGTTGCCGCAGACACGCGAGCCCAAGCGGTTTACGGCGAGACGGCAAGCCTACGACCACAGCCAAATGATCTTGCATCCGCAGCCGACCTGCGCACCGCCCGGGAATGGGTTGCGGACGTAAGCGAACGAAACACCAACGTGAGGTTCGCTTTGCCGAACCCGCACAACCAAGTCGAAATGCGAGTGTGGGATGAGGCTGTCCGAGCATCGCAGGTAGCTCAACGGTGGAATCTCCCCGCCGACGTGCGACACTTTTTCATGCGGCAGGAGGGGATCGGCCCTCAACAACCTTGGTGGGCTGCGGGACAAGCCCCGTACGGGACGTTCGGGCCGTTCGTGGCACCCACAGGTGGAGCAATACCAGCGGGCAACCGCGCGTACATCGACTTTTACCGAGGGATCCGATGATATGGCATTTGTTGTTGGTCTTGCCGCTCTTGATTTCCGCTGCCCGCGTTCCTGAGTGTCACGACGCGGAGCTCAAACGCTGGGTCGCGAACATCGCGGACGTGACCATCGAGGGTGTGGGCAAGTTAGACGAGCGGGGGCGGCTGTGGCCGGAACTCTGGCGTAACCCCAGTCAGGCCGCCGGTTGTCTCATCGGCCAACTCCGTGTCGTGGATGTCGCGGTTCTCCAGCCCGACGAGAAAAGTAACCGTGACGCCCTCCGCACGCTGTGGAGCCTCCGGGCACTTCGTTACTTAACTGGTGGAAAGGACTTTTGCGGGCCGACTGCTCATGCGCAGGAATTGGATGAAACCCGACGGCAGTTTCTGACTATCAGATGTGGGCCAAGGGGGGAGGTGTCTTTCTTCGGCGTGTGGATGTCGCGGGATATCGTTTACTTTGCTCCGACGGACGCACAGGAGCGCATCATTCAGCAGTGGATCACCTGGTACAACGCCGATGGCCTTCGCTACCTGTACACCCCAGCCAGATCCCTCGACGATTGGTACTTCTAACGTGAATGCTTAGGGGCCTTCTTTCCGGGACGACTTTGTCCCGGTTCCTCGAACCGTTGCGTGGCAATGCTTCCGCGTCTCCAAAAAGGCAGGCTACGTGAGTGAAGAGCTGCACTGGTCGCGGGATCGGGGGATTCTCTCGCGGCGGCCGCTGATTATCTGGCTCGAGCCGCGCGCCTCTGGGCGCTAGCGTTGGTTCTGCTGTTCATGGCAGGAGCAAAGTCGTGCTGGGCGCACGGCTGCAGGAGCGAAGCGGCACTGTGGTGGTGGTGAGTTTGCTCCATACTCGCCCCTCGAGCGTGTCCATATGGTTCGTGAGGGTTGTCTGGCTCGAGAGAGGTCACGTGCAGGCTTACGTCGCCACCACGAATGTCGAGTGCGGTGAGGTCGGCATGCGAGGCACTCGTCGCACCCACGACCCGGTGCGGCAGTTTGCGAGCCCGTACGCTTACGGCCCGTGGGATCCGGTGAACGGGACCGACCCCACGGGAGCGGTGTTCGGGCTCGAGGCTCTGATTGCCTGGGCGGTGGTGTTGTTGGCGGCGGCGGTGGACGTTGGGGGCACGGGCGATCTGGTCGCGGCTGCTTCGTCTCGGTGGGGGATCGATGCTGAGGAGATACCGCGTCGCAGCCCGGTTGCCCGGGAAACTTTCCCTCTTCGTCTGAGAGGGGTTAGGGGTTAGGGGTGAGGAGCTTGTCTCATGCGAAGCACGCCTGCACCCGGCCCTTCGGGCCACCCTCTCCCAAGGGGAGAGAATTGATCCGCGCCACTGCCTTGCGGACGCAGAGGATTGATTCGCGCCAGTGGCCGGAGTTTCGCCCAGGGTACCCCGGGAAGTGCCGGCCAACTACGGCACGTAATGCCCGACCGCGTAGGCAACTCCGAGCAACAAGCCTGCTGTTAGTGAGCACGAGGGTCAGTTCATCGTCGAATGAAAAGGATTCGACGCCCAGGTGCACAATGACCCTGCGGGAGATCCGAGTATCGGGTATGGTCATCTCGTGATGCGGGGTGAATCCTTTGCGAACGGGCTGACCCGCGAGCGGGGTCTTTACCTGTTACGCGATGATCCACAAACCCACGTAGTGCCATAGGGAAACGAAGTGCAGATGCCGCAGAGTCAGAATCGAGTGGACGCGCTAGCGAGCTTGATCTGCAACTTTGGTGGTGAGAATTTTTCCCAGTCCACCCTTTTGCTGCGACTCGATACCGGGAATGCTTTACGGCGCTACCGCCGAGTTTCGGGCGCTGCATATACGCCAGCGGGCGGTACAACCCGGACCGGTTGCACGGCGCGCCGCTGAAGTGGCGTTGTTCCATTGGCAGGTGTCGATGTCACGGCCGCAAAGGCCGGTAGTTCGGTTCATTGTCTCCGTGTTTCTTGCTGGACTGAGGGTGCTTGTGGTTGCCCTGCGAGCGGCCACGGCCTGCAATTTGGCCGAGACGGAGCGTGCGATCGAGCGATGTATCGCTAAAGAGTCAGCGGCGATAGAGGCGGAGTTGGATCGCACATATGCCCGCTATCTTGCCTCGCTCACCGATGAAAATGGATCTCCCTTCTCGAAAAAGCCCAGCGAGCATGGGAACCTTATCGAGAGCGCAACTGCGACGCTGCATACAGTGGGTACGGGATCAAGGGACCATGGCTGCGACCGAGTTTGCGGCTTGTAAGGTAAAACTGACATCGGCGAGATCGGAGGAACTTAAAAAGTATCCGCTGAACCCCCGCAGCCAGTTGGTCTCCCGTGGAAATAGCTGTCCACCCAACCGAGGAAATGCAGCGGGAGGAAACTCTGCAAGGGCGGAGCATGGTTGACAGATCACGGCTCGCACATCGAAGAAACAGCCGGTGAGGACTGCCCGAGGGCTCGCGGCCGAAATCCGATACGATGGCGAACAACACGAAGGTGTAGCACGCCGCGAACAACTCCTCCGGCATCGAGCAGGCACGACGTGCCGAGCACGGACGCCACTGTGAGGGAGTTTTGCTCCGACGGGCTTGGGCGTTGGAGTTTGCCCGGCAACGTCTGCGGGTAGCCGCTCGGGCAGGCGCATGTACCGAAGTGGCTGGGCGCAAGACGGCCGAGGACCAGGCGCCGGCGCAGCACGCCCCGTTCGGGGTCGTGCATGCACGCCCCTTGCCCTGTGAGGAGCTCGTCGAGGTCGTGGCAAAAGAGAGCAAAAATGAAGATACGTAGCCGGTCTTCCTTGTAACTGTTGGGGGGAGACGGAATGTCTCGCCCATGCCGGAGTGCGCTTGCGCTGTTGTCCTTTTTGGCCGGTGCACCGTCGCCAGTGCGAGCACGCACCGCACCCTGCCCGGCCGCGGACGGCTTGCCTGTGCTGGGTGGCCTTGCGGAAATGATCGCCCGATTTTCGAAGCCGAAGGGTGGCGCACCGCGTGGCGCTCCTCCGGTCTACTGTTTCAGAAGTTGCGGGCAGATGTGGCGCCGCAGTGCACCCGTCGGCGGGCGTTTGTTGGGGCAACCTCTCCTCCATAAGGACGGGGTGCTCGGCCGGAGACACTCTAGACCACGCCCATTCCGTGGCGCTTCGCTGCTGATGACTTGGTGCACCGAACGTCGCTCGGCCGATTGACAAGGTGAAGCTGCTCTTCTATCCGAGGCGTTTCGCGAATTGGGGAGACCTGCCCATGGAATACGCCGTCATTCGGACCGGAGGAAAGCAGTATCGCGTCGAGCCCGGCGAGGTGCTGCGCATCGAAAAGTTGGAGGCGGAACCGGGAACGGACGTCGAGTTCTCCGAGGTTCTCGTGGCCAGCGATGAAAACGGGCTCAAGATTGGGCAGCCGACCATTCCCGGCGCGAAGGTAGTGGCGCGCGTGGTTCGCCAAGGCAAGGCGAAGAAAATCTTGGTCTTCAAAAAGAAACGACGAAAGAACTACCGGCGCCGTTACGGGCATCGGCAGCCGTTTACGGAAATCCGGGTCACATCGATTCAAGTAGGAGCGTGATCCATGGCACATAAAAAGGGACAAGGAAGCACGAGGAACGGGCGCGACAGCCAAGGCCAACGGCGCGGAGTGAAAATCTTCGCCGGCCAGCGCGCCAAGGCCGGGAATATCTTGGTGCGCCAGTTGGGGACGAAGATTTATCCCGGGCAAAACGTGGGCATGGGCCGCGATTTCACCCTGTTTGCGAAAATTGACGGCATCGTGCACTACGAGCGGATGGGACGAAACCGGCGCCAGGTACACGTGCTGCCGGTGACCTCGTAACCCCTGCGTTAGCGCCCTCTGTGCAGGGCGGCTTGCATTTCGGGGAAAGCCCCGAAGCGCTAACCTCCAGCCGTCATGAAGTTCGTAGATGAGGTGGAAATTTACGTTCGTGGCGGCGACGGCGGTCGCGGCTGCGTGAGCTTTTGCCGGGAAAAGTATCGCCCGAAAGGCGGGCCGGACGGAGGCGATGGCGGCGACGGCGGCGACGTCGTGCTGGTGGCCGACGCAGGCTTGAGCACGCTGCTCGATTTTCGCTTCCAGCCCGAGCTGCGTGCCAAACGGGGCGAACACGGCCGCGGAAAGCAGCAGTATGGCCGGCGCGGCGAGGATGTAATCGCGCGTGTGCCGTGTGGAACTTTGGTGTACGACGCGGAAACGGGAGACCTACTCGCGGATCTCCAGCACCATGGCGAAAGCGTTGTGGTGGCGCGCGGTGGTCGTGGGGGCAAGGGAAACATGCATTTTGCCACTCCGACGAATCAGGCCCCACGCTTTGCCCAACCGGGAATGCCTGGCGAGGAGCGGCGACTTCGGCTGGAGTTACAACTGCTGGCCGACGTCGGGTTGGTCGGCTTTCCCAATGTAGGGAAGTCGAGCCTATTGCGGCGCGTTTCGGCCGCTCGCCCGCGCGTGGCCGACTACCCGTTTACCACCTTGGTGCCCCACTTGGGCGTGGTGCGCGTGGACGATGAATTGAGCTTCGTGCTCGCCGACTTACCGGGCCTGATCGAGGGTGCACACGACGGCCACGGGTTGGGCGACCGCTTTTTGCGGCATGTCGCCCGCACGAAACTGCTCGTGCACGTGCTCGACGTCAGCGGCTCGAGTGGGCGCGACCCCGTGGACGACTTCGACACGATCAACCGGGAGCTCGCGGCATTCGACCCTCGGCTGGCCGCGAAACCACAAATTGTCGCGGCGAACAAAATGGACCTCACAGATGCCCGGCAACGCTTCGTTGAGGTTCGCAAACGCCTGGAGGAACGCGGCATCGAAGTGCACCCGATCTCCGCGGCTACCGGCGAGGGTGTGCCTGCGTTGATGAAGCTCGTGGGGCGACGCTGGCAAGAGCTGCAAAAACAAAGTGCACAACGAGAAAACCGCGAAGTTCTCGACCCGGCATGGGTGGGGGCATGACCGATCAACTGGCCGCGAAGCAACATTGGCTCCGCAACGTGCGGCGTGCGGTCGTGAAAATCGGCAGCAGCATCCTCTCGAACCAAAACGGTATAGACGAGTCGCGCCTATCGGGTCTGGTGCACGACATCTGCACGCTCCACCGGCAGGGGATTGCCATCGTCGTCGTCACGTCGGGAGCGGTTGCGGCCGGAATGGCACGCCTCGGGAGACGGCAACGCCCGAAATCGATTCCCGAACGACAAGCGGCAGCAGCAGTAGGGCAGATCGATTTGATGGCGCTGTACAAAAAGTATGCGGCGGAGCACGGCGTACAGGTCGCCCAGATTCTTTTGACTCACGACGACCTGGCTTCGCGCCACCGGTATTTGAACGCACGCCACACGCTGGAAGAACTGTTCCGCGCGCACGTTTTGCCGGTGGCCAACGAAAACGACACCGTCGTTACGGAAGAACTCCGCAACTTTGGCGATAACGACAACCTCTCCGCTTTGATTGCAGGGTTGGTCGAGGCCGACCTGCTGGTGCTGCTCAGCGATGTGGAGGGTGTGTGCACCAGCAATCCGCGCCGCGACCCTTCGGCGCGCTTGGTGGAGCTGATTGCTCATCCGCGCCGGATGGCTGGAATTCAGGTGGAGGGGCACAGCCCCCTCGGGACCGGCGGGATGGCCTCGAAATTGGCTGCGGCGCGCAAGGCTGCACACGCCGGCATCCCGACGGTGATCGCCAGTGGTCTGGTGCCGGGCACGTTGCTGCGTGTGTTCGACGTACACGCCCGCGTGGGTACGCTCGTGCTGCCGCGGGCCGACCGATTGCAGCGGCGCAAACACTGGATTGCATACACGTTGCGGCCGGCTGGAACGATTACGGTGGACCGTGGAGCGTTCGAGGCGGTGGTGTTCCGGGGCCGGAGTCTGCTGCCTTCGGGGATTCGTGCTGTGGAAGGCAAATTCGAGGCAGGAGATTGCGTGCGTTGCGTGACCGAGACAGGCGAGGAGTTTGCCCGCGGCCTGGTAAATTATACGTCGAGCGAGCTGGAAAAAATTCGCGGGCTCCATAGCCAGCACATTGAAAGAGTGCTCGGATACCGGAGCACCGACGAAGCCATCCACCGCAACGACTTGGTGCTGACGGGCGATTTCTCTCAGGGTGCCGCCTCGGCCGGGAGTTGATGCGCGCGCGTGCGGCCGCTTCTCTCCTCCGCGGCCGGAATGCGCCGTAGAAACCCCCACGCCTCACGGCAGCACTGCAAGCGTTCGATTTCCGAAGCACCTCGGCGGGGCGAACGCCGGTTGTCCATGTTGTCCCGGAAAATGGGCAAGCGTCACTGTGCGGGCGGTTTACGTTGCCGCGCCGCCACGCACGCACTGCGTGTACGATTCTCCAGGGCGGCGAGTCCCCGCGCCCACCGCTTGGATAACTTCCTCGGCAAAGCCCTGGCGCGCCTAAATTATCAGGGTGTAAACCGAGGCTTCCGCTGCGTCGGGGAGCGCAGCCACGATGCGCGCCGTTCCCCCATACCGCCAGCATCACGCCGAACACGCGCAGGACATTTGGGGCTCCTGTGCTTTGTCTATTGCCCTCGATGCGAGTGCAACGCCGGCTGCATGGCATCCCCGAGTCCCGCCCGTGCGGTCTTCGAGTCTTGGTACATGAGATCCCAAGGCGCACGCGGCGGCACCGAAGGGTTGCCGCGTTGGGTTTGCGCTAGCGATGCGATGCCGAGTTCACCGCCTGCGAGGATCCGCGTCCGCCGGCCTCTTGGTGTTGCACCAGGAAGAGGGCTGTACGTACCACCGCCATCGCGGCGGTGTCAGCGACGGCGGCGCGCAGCTCGAAAATCGGGTTTGCGCTTTTCGAGGAACGCTTTCAGCCCCTCCTGCGACTCCGGTGTCTGGTAGTACAGCTCGAGGGCCGCAAAGCCGAGCTCGGTAATGCCATGGATGTGTTCCGTGTCGGCATTGAACGACTGCTTGGCGAGCTTGAGGGCAGTGGGACTCATGCTGAGGATTTCCTGGCACCACCGTTCCACCTCTGCTCGCAACTCGGCGGCGGGAACGACTTTGTTCACGAGTCCCATCTCCAGCGCTTGTTGTGCGGTGTACTGGCGGCAAAGGAACCAAATCTCACGTGCTTTCTTCTCGCCGACAATGCGGGACAGGTACGCGGTGCCGAAGCCGGGATCCACGCTGCCTACGCGCGGCCCGACCTGGCCGAAGATGGCGGTGTCCGCGGCAATGGTAAGGTCGCACACCACGTGCAGCACATGCCCACCCCCGATGGCATAGCCATTGACCATGGCGATCACCGGTTTCGGGATGTTGCGGATGACGCTGTGCAGCTCGGCCACGTTGAGGCCAATGCCAGGCCCGCCAGCGTAGCCCTCTGGTCCGCGCTCTTTCTGGTCGCCGCCCGAGCAAAAAGCCTTGTCGCCGGCGCCGGTCAGTACAACGACCCCAATATCGTCGTCAGCCCAAGCGTCCCGAAACGCGTGAATCATTTCGTTCACAGTACGGGCGCGAAACGCATTGCGCCGCTCGGGTCGGTTGATGGTGATCCACGCCACTCCATCGCGCTTTTCGTACAAGATATCCTCGTAGTTCATGTGCTCCCGCTGCCTGGTTTGCGACGAAGACGCAAGCCCCGCTGTGCGAGCCACGGCACTTTCGCGCACACAA
This genomic interval from Candidatus Binatia bacterium contains the following:
- the menB gene encoding 1,4-dihydroxy-2-naphthoyl-CoA synthase, translating into MNYEDILYEKRDGVAWITINRPERRNAFRARTVNEMIHAFRDAWADDDIGVVVLTGAGDKAFCSGGDQKERGPEGYAGGPGIGLNVAELHSVIRNIPKPVIAMVNGYAIGGGHVLHVVCDLTIAADTAIFGQVGPRVGSVDPGFGTAYLSRIVGEKKAREIWFLCRQYTAQQALEMGLVNKVVPAAELRAEVERWCQEILSMSPTALKLAKQSFNADTEHIHGITELGFAALELYYQTPESQEGLKAFLEKRKPDFRAARRRR
- the rplU gene encoding 50S ribosomal protein L21 codes for the protein MEYAVIRTGGKQYRVEPGEVLRIEKLEAEPGTDVEFSEVLVASDENGLKIGQPTIPGAKVVARVVRQGKAKKILVFKKKRRKNYRRRYGHRQPFTEIRVTSIQVGA
- the obg gene encoding GTPase Obg yields the protein MKFVDEVEIYVRGGDGGRGCVSFCREKYRPKGGPDGGDGGDGGDVVLVADAGLSTLLDFRFQPELRAKRGEHGRGKQQYGRRGEDVIARVPCGTLVYDAETGDLLADLQHHGESVVVARGGRGGKGNMHFATPTNQAPRFAQPGMPGEERRLRLELQLLADVGLVGFPNVGKSSLLRRVSAARPRVADYPFTTLVPHLGVVRVDDELSFVLADLPGLIEGAHDGHGLGDRFLRHVARTKLLVHVLDVSGSSGRDPVDDFDTINRELAAFDPRLAAKPQIVAANKMDLTDARQRFVEVRKRLEERGIEVHPISAATGEGVPALMKLVGRRWQELQKQSAQRENREVLDPAWVGA
- the proB gene encoding glutamate 5-kinase, whose protein sequence is MTDQLAAKQHWLRNVRRAVVKIGSSILSNQNGIDESRLSGLVHDICTLHRQGIAIVVVTSGAVAAGMARLGRRQRPKSIPERQAAAAVGQIDLMALYKKYAAEHGVQVAQILLTHDDLASRHRYLNARHTLEELFRAHVLPVANENDTVVTEELRNFGDNDNLSALIAGLVEADLLVLLSDVEGVCTSNPRRDPSARLVELIAHPRRMAGIQVEGHSPLGTGGMASKLAAARKAAHAGIPTVIASGLVPGTLLRVFDVHARVGTLVLPRADRLQRRKHWIAYTLRPAGTITVDRGAFEAVVFRGRSLLPSGIRAVEGKFEAGDCVRCVTETGEEFARGLVNYTSSELEKIRGLHSQHIERVLGYRSTDEAIHRNDLVLTGDFSQGAASAGS
- the rpmA gene encoding 50S ribosomal protein L27, yielding MAHKKGQGSTRNGRDSQGQRRGVKIFAGQRAKAGNILVRQLGTKIYPGQNVGMGRDFTLFAKIDGIVHYERMGRNRRQVHVLPVTS